The DNA segment TCAAAGAACATCCAAGTAGCATAAAAAACCACGGGAGTGGAAAGGCCAAATTGTATCCAGTTCCAATATTTTTGATCTAGAATATCATATAATGGATTCTTCGGAATCATTTCGGACATGGCAATCAAAAATATGGGAAGCGTAAATCCTAAGGCAATCCAAAATTTTCCGATCAGTTTTTTATATGTTTTTTCTTCTGCAGAGACATCGGGCTCTTTTGGCACGAGATCCATTCCACAGATAGGGCAGGAGCCAGGTTCATCTTTTACTACCTCGGGGTGCATGGGGCACGTCCACTCTTCCGAAGAAGATGTTGTGTTTGCTTCGGGTACCAAATCCATTCCGCAAACAGGACAGTCTCCTGGCTTGTCATACGTTTTGTCACCTTCACAATGCATGGGACAGTAAAACTTAGTTCCTGTTGAAACGGAAACCTCTTTCTTATTAACTTTGCTTTCAGTTTCAGTTTTCTTTGGTTTTTCCCCTTCCGGATGAATACTGTATGGCCCTCCATCGGCTTCCAACGTTTTTTGAAACGTCTTAATAGAAATGTGTTTTTCCATTTCGATAGTAGCCTCTGCCTTTTCTAAATCTACCTGTACATTGGTCACTCCAGAGACCTTAGACAAGGTTTGTTCAACGTGTGACCGACATCCGTTACATGTCATTCCGTGTATGTGATAGGTATGTTTCATATTATTGAATAAAGAATTTAACAAGCAGTCCACCCGCTAACCAAAGGTAGCAAATGAAAGCTGCATATTTTAAAATGCTCTCGAGCAGTTGGCTTTTGGGGGCCATTTCGCTCATACTGTGATCCACACCTTTCTTTTTAAAAAAGCCTAGATAAACAAGGTATCCTGAAATAAGTAGAAAGACGATGTTTAAAAAGAAAGTATAATCTATTTTGAAAAACGCACTATCTTGAATTTTCACTTGGGAAGGATCTGGCAAGATATTAAACAAATCAAAGCTATAATGCAAGGCAAGCGAAGTGCCTATCAAAGCAGTAAAAAGGAGAAATACTATAAAAAGTGACATTTTCCAGCCATAGTATTTTGCATTAATACGCAGAACTGGAAACACTACTAAATCACTGAAAATAAAAGCCATTACTCCTGCAAAGCTTACACCCTTACCAAACAGCAATGCAGCTAACGGAATATTGCCCATGGATCCAATGAAAGTTAAAAAGGCTGCAACAGGCCCTACAATAATATGTTCTAGGATTTCTAGAAAGGTAAAGTCTGTATTGCCTTGGCCACTATTTATAAAAAGTGTCTGGAAAAATGAATCGGGAACAAAAGCTGCGACAATACCAGCAATAGTAAAGCCTACTGTGACATCCTTCCATACCATCTGCCATTCCATTTTATACTTTTTGGCGACTTTGGCCCAACTGCTTTCTTTTTGAATTTGTTTTTTCCAATCTTTAGAATCGTCGATTGTCTCGTC comes from the Marixanthomonas ophiurae genome and includes:
- a CDS encoding permease; protein product: MESFLKQWGEAAYTTTGFFWMALWAFILGYIISSMIQVFVTEKRMQKAMGKKEGKGLLLGTFFGFISSSCSFAALASTKSIFKKGASFVSSIAFLLASTNLVVELGIIISIFLGWQFVVGEYVGGILLILICWILIRIINPKNLIKKARKNLEKEDDETIDDSKDWKKQIQKESSWAKVAKKYKMEWQMVWKDVTVGFTIAGIVAAFVPDSFFQTLFINSGQGNTDFTFLEILEHIIVGPVAAFLTFIGSMGNIPLAALLFGKGVSFAGVMAFIFSDLVVFPVLRINAKYYGWKMSLFIVFLLFTALIGTSLALHYSFDLFNILPDPSQVKIQDSAFFKIDYTFFLNIVFLLISGYLVYLGFFKKKGVDHSMSEMAPKSQLLESILKYAAFICYLWLAGGLLVKFFIQ